The following coding sequences lie in one Lolium perenne isolate Kyuss_39 chromosome 2, Kyuss_2.0, whole genome shotgun sequence genomic window:
- the LOC127335008 gene encoding salicylic acid-binding protein 2 has translation MEAPAGKAACSKHIVLVHGACHGGWSWYKVATRLRSAGHRVSTPDLAASGIDPRPLREVPTFRDYSKPLLDLLESLPAEEKVVLVGHSLGGMSIALASELFPEKVAAAVFVTAFMPDHSSPPSYVLEKFVEGRTAEDWMDTEFKPQDPDGKLPISMLFGPLVTRAKLYQLCSPEDLTLGRSLMRVSSMFLDDLRLQQPYSEARYGSVRKVFIVCKDDLAIDEGFQRWMIENYPVDKVMEIDGADHLALFSTPAELASCLADIAEKYA, from the exons ATGGAGGCTCCCGCGGGCAAAGCTGCATGCAGCAAGCACATCGTCCTGGTGCACGGCGCATGCCACGGCGGCTGGTCCTGGTACAAGGTGGCCACGCGGCTCAGGTCAGCCGGGCACCGCGTCAGCACGCCTGACCTCGCGGCGTCGGGCATCGACCCCAGGCCGCTGCGCGAGGTGCCGACGTTCCGCGACTACAGCAAGCCGCTGCTGGACCTCCTGGAGTCCCTCCCTGCCGAGGAGAAGGTCGTGCTCGTCGGCCACAGTCTCGGCGGCATGAGCATCGCCCTGGCCTCCGAGCTGTTCCCGGAGAAGGTCGCCGCCGCGGTGTTCGTCACCGCCTTCATGCCGGACCACAGCTCGCCGCCGTCGTACGTGCTTGAAAAG TTCGTGGAGGGGAGGACGGCCGAGGACTGGATGGACACGGAGTTCAAGCCTCAAGATCCTGACGGCAAGCTGCCTATTTCCATGCTGTTCGGTCCGCTGGTCACACGAGCAAAATTGTATCAGCTGTGCTCGCCGGAG GACCTAACGCTCGGAAGATCACTGATGAGAGTGAGTTCGATGTTCCTGGACGACCTGAGACTACAGCAGCCGTACAGCGAGGCTCGCTACGGGTCGGTGCGTAAGGTGTTCATCGTCTGCAAGGACGACCTCGCCATTGACGAGGGTTTCCAGAGGTGGATGATAGAAAACTACCCCGTCGATAAGGTGATGGAAATAGACGGCGCAGACCACTTGGCGTTGTTCTCGACACCGGCTGAGCTCGCTAGCTGTCTCGCTGACATCGCGGAAAAGTATGCTTGA